In the genome of Massilibacillus massiliensis, one region contains:
- a CDS encoding DJ-1 family glyoxalase III: protein MVLIHLADGFEEIEAISVIDVLRRAEVEVQTVSIMGRKEVHGAHGITVLADTLYENVAYTDAEMLILPGGGQGTKNLDQHAGLNEKLVTAAAQGKWVAAICAAPTVLGRLGILKGKSATCYPGCEDALQGANVSSANRTIIDGKIITSRGPGTSLDFALTLVELLKSREIAEKLRKQMIID, encoded by the coding sequence ATGGTATTGATTCATTTAGCAGATGGTTTTGAAGAGATTGAAGCGATTAGTGTGATTGACGTTTTACGCAGGGCAGAGGTTGAGGTTCAGACAGTTTCTATCATGGGTCGAAAAGAAGTGCATGGGGCACATGGAATTACGGTATTAGCCGATACCTTGTATGAAAATGTGGCGTATACTGATGCAGAAATGTTGATACTGCCGGGCGGTGGACAGGGTACAAAAAATTTAGATCAGCATGCTGGTCTAAATGAAAAATTAGTGACCGCAGCAGCGCAAGGAAAATGGGTCGCTGCAATTTGTGCTGCACCGACTGTATTAGGTAGGCTTGGTATTTTAAAAGGAAAATCTGCGACTTGTTATCCTGGCTGTGAAGATGCATTGCAAGGGGCAAATGTGAGCAGCGCAAATCGTACGATCATCGATGGAAAAATTATTACTTCACGCGGTCCGGGAACTTCCTTGGATTTTGCTTTAACGCTTGTTGAACTATTAAAAAGTCGTGAAATAGCGGAGAAGTTAAGAAAACAAATGATCATTGATTAG